One stretch of Prunus persica cultivar Lovell chromosome G1, Prunus_persica_NCBIv2, whole genome shotgun sequence DNA includes these proteins:
- the LOC18790439 gene encoding uncharacterized protein At1g04910 isoform X4, which translates to MHGYSRLGNPRAAGSPPSSPRCRHGRNKNAGGRGPKQSIVEKVVVLLISVVFKRRGVLLFAPLLYISGMLLYMGSVSFDVVSLKNAVVVVRKRSPPGSLYRSPQVFQKLWPYMQAESNHTHNFLMTVWNSKVHQVWKPCISKDTPKEGNVGTALPQSNGLFIIEANGGLNQQRLSICDAVAVAGLLNATLLIPIFHLNSVWRDSRGKCWPLLRVYVKRDSMILKRSCFDNARELPGDILERFDNNISNIVNLRVKGWSSPAYYLQKVLPKLEKMGAVRIAPFSNRLAHAVPSNVQRLRCLANFEALRFSNSIRILADKMVDRMIKSSSHSGGKYVSVHLRFEEDMVAFSCCEYDGGEEEKREMDIARERGWRGKFRRRGRVIRPGANRVDGKCPLTPLEVGMMLRGMGFDNTTSVYIAAGKIYKAEKYMAPLKQMFPRLEMKDTLATAEELAPFQGHLSRLAALDYTVCLHSEVFVTTQGGNFPHFLMGHRRYLYGGHSKTINPDKRKLALLFDNPSIRWEDFKRQVQDMLRHSDQKGVELKKPSASLYTFPMPDCMCKEAEARNENSNMTNKTDFNT; encoded by the exons ATGCACGGCTACAGCCGGCTCGGCAATCCCCGAGCCGCCGGCTCTCCGCCGTCCTCCCCACGCTGCCGCCACGGCCGGAACAAGAACGCCGGCGGCAGAGGCCCCAAGCAGAGCATTGTGGAGAAAGTTGTGGTTTTGCTCATTTCGGTCGTTTTTAAGCGCCGAGGCGTGCTTTTGTTCGCGCCATTGTTGTACATTTCGGGGATGTTGTTGTATATGGGCTCGGTGAGCTTCGATGTAGTTAGTTTGAAAAacgctgttgttgttgttagaAAGCGGTCGCCGCCGGGCTCCTTGTATAGGAGCCCTCAGGTTTTTCAGAAGCTTTGGCCTTATATGCAGGCTGAGAGCAATCACACTCACAATTTT TTGATGACAGTGTGGAATTCAAAAGTGCATCAAGTTTGGAAGCCTTGTATTAGCAAAGATACACCAAAAGAAG GGAACGTAGGAACAGCATTACCACAGTCaaatggtttatttataattgaaGCGAATGGTGGGTTAAACCAGCAGCGCTTATCG ATATGTGATGCAGTTGCTGTGGCTGGACTTTTGAATGCAACTCTTTTGATCCCAATTTTTCATCTAAATAGTGTTTGGAGAGACTCAAG GGGAAAATGCTGGCCACTACTGAGAGTATATGTAAAGCGTGACAGTATGATATTGAAACGTTCATGTTTTGATAATGCAAG GGAGCTCCCAGGTGATATACTTGAGCGGTTTGACAATAATATAAGCAACATTGTGAATTTGAGAGTGAAAGGTTGGTCAAGTCCAGCTTACTATCTTCAAAAGGTCCTCCCAAAGTTGGAGAAAATGGG GGCTGTGCGCATTGCACCTTTTTCCAACAGATTGGCTCATGCAGTTCCTTCAAATGTGCAAAGGCTTAGATGCTTAGCCAATTTCGAAGCACTGAGGTTCTCAAATTCTATAAGAATTCTTGCAGATAAAATGGTTGATCGAATGATTAAAAGTAGCTCCCACAGCGGGGGGAAATATGTTTCAGTACACCTTCGATTTGAAGAG GACATGGTTGCGTTTTCTTGCTGTGAATATGATGGTGGGGAGGAAGAGAAACGTGAAATGGATATTGCTCGAGAAAGAGGTTGGAGAGGAAAATTCAGGAGAAGGGGTAGAGTAATAAGGCCAGGTGCAAATCGTGTGGATGGGAAATGCCCTTTAACCCCGTTAGAG GTAGGAATGATGCTCAGGGGAATGGGATTTGATAATACCACCTCAGTATACATAGCAGCAGGAAAAATTTATAAAGCAGAGAAGTACATGGCTCCTCTTAAACAGATGTTTCCACGCTTGGAAATGAAAGACACACTGGCTACTGCAGAAGAACTTGCTCCTTTTCAG GGCCATTTATCTAGATTGGCTGCTCTTGATTACACGGTTTGCCTTCACAGTGAAGTATTTGTCACCACTCAGGGTGGAAATTTTCCACACTTCTTGATGGGTCACAGGCGGTATCTCTATGGTGGACATTCGAAGACAATCAACCctgataaaagaaaattagcgCTGTTGTTTGATAATCCCAGTATCAG ATGGGAAGATTTCAAACGACAGGTGCAAGACATGCTTCGCCATAGTGACCAAAAGGGTGTTGAACTGAAAAAACCCAGTGCGTCACTATATACATTTCCCATGCCAGATTGTATGTGTAAAGAAGCAGAAGCTAGAAACGAAAACAGTAACATGACAAACAAGACTGATTTCAATACATAA
- the LOC18790439 gene encoding uncharacterized protein At1g04910 isoform X1 produces the protein MHGYSRLGNPRAAGSPPSSPRCRHGRNKNAGGRGPKQSIVEKVVVLLISVVFKRRGVLLFAPLLYISGMLLYMGSVSFDVVSLKNAVVVVRKRSPPGSLYRSPQVFQKLWPYMQAESNHTHNFLMTVWNSKVHQVWKPCISKDTPKEGNVGTALPQSNGLFIIEANGGLNQQRLSICDAVAVAGLLNATLLIPIFHLNSVWRDSRGKCWPLLRVYVKRDSMILKRSCFDNARNHVNVVRELPGDILERFDNNISNIVNLRVKGWSSPAYYLQKVLPKLEKMGAVRIAPFSNRLAHAVPSNVQRLRCLANFEALRFSNSIRILADKMVDRMIKSSSHSGGKYVSVHLRFEEDMVAFSCCEYDGGEEEKREMDIARERGWRGKFRRRGRVIRPGANRVDGKCPLTPLEVGMMLRGMGFDNTTSVYIAAGKIYKAEKYMAPLKQMFPRLEMKDTLATAEELAPFQGHLSRLAALDYTVCLHSEVFVTTQGGNFPHFLMGHRRYLYGGHSKTINPDKRKLALLFDNPSIRWEDFKRQVQDMLRHSDQKGVELKKPSASLYTFPMPDCMCKEAEARNENSNMTNKTDFNT, from the exons ATGCACGGCTACAGCCGGCTCGGCAATCCCCGAGCCGCCGGCTCTCCGCCGTCCTCCCCACGCTGCCGCCACGGCCGGAACAAGAACGCCGGCGGCAGAGGCCCCAAGCAGAGCATTGTGGAGAAAGTTGTGGTTTTGCTCATTTCGGTCGTTTTTAAGCGCCGAGGCGTGCTTTTGTTCGCGCCATTGTTGTACATTTCGGGGATGTTGTTGTATATGGGCTCGGTGAGCTTCGATGTAGTTAGTTTGAAAAacgctgttgttgttgttagaAAGCGGTCGCCGCCGGGCTCCTTGTATAGGAGCCCTCAGGTTTTTCAGAAGCTTTGGCCTTATATGCAGGCTGAGAGCAATCACACTCACAATTTT TTGATGACAGTGTGGAATTCAAAAGTGCATCAAGTTTGGAAGCCTTGTATTAGCAAAGATACACCAAAAGAAG GGAACGTAGGAACAGCATTACCACAGTCaaatggtttatttataattgaaGCGAATGGTGGGTTAAACCAGCAGCGCTTATCG ATATGTGATGCAGTTGCTGTGGCTGGACTTTTGAATGCAACTCTTTTGATCCCAATTTTTCATCTAAATAGTGTTTGGAGAGACTCAAG GGGAAAATGCTGGCCACTACTGAGAGTATATGTAAAGCGTGACAGTATGATATTGAAACGTTCATGTTTTGATAATGCAAG AAATCATGTGAATGTGGTCAGGGAGCTCCCAGGTGATATACTTGAGCGGTTTGACAATAATATAAGCAACATTGTGAATTTGAGAGTGAAAGGTTGGTCAAGTCCAGCTTACTATCTTCAAAAGGTCCTCCCAAAGTTGGAGAAAATGGG GGCTGTGCGCATTGCACCTTTTTCCAACAGATTGGCTCATGCAGTTCCTTCAAATGTGCAAAGGCTTAGATGCTTAGCCAATTTCGAAGCACTGAGGTTCTCAAATTCTATAAGAATTCTTGCAGATAAAATGGTTGATCGAATGATTAAAAGTAGCTCCCACAGCGGGGGGAAATATGTTTCAGTACACCTTCGATTTGAAGAG GACATGGTTGCGTTTTCTTGCTGTGAATATGATGGTGGGGAGGAAGAGAAACGTGAAATGGATATTGCTCGAGAAAGAGGTTGGAGAGGAAAATTCAGGAGAAGGGGTAGAGTAATAAGGCCAGGTGCAAATCGTGTGGATGGGAAATGCCCTTTAACCCCGTTAGAG GTAGGAATGATGCTCAGGGGAATGGGATTTGATAATACCACCTCAGTATACATAGCAGCAGGAAAAATTTATAAAGCAGAGAAGTACATGGCTCCTCTTAAACAGATGTTTCCACGCTTGGAAATGAAAGACACACTGGCTACTGCAGAAGAACTTGCTCCTTTTCAG GGCCATTTATCTAGATTGGCTGCTCTTGATTACACGGTTTGCCTTCACAGTGAAGTATTTGTCACCACTCAGGGTGGAAATTTTCCACACTTCTTGATGGGTCACAGGCGGTATCTCTATGGTGGACATTCGAAGACAATCAACCctgataaaagaaaattagcgCTGTTGTTTGATAATCCCAGTATCAG ATGGGAAGATTTCAAACGACAGGTGCAAGACATGCTTCGCCATAGTGACCAAAAGGGTGTTGAACTGAAAAAACCCAGTGCGTCACTATATACATTTCCCATGCCAGATTGTATGTGTAAAGAAGCAGAAGCTAGAAACGAAAACAGTAACATGACAAACAAGACTGATTTCAATACATAA
- the LOC18790439 gene encoding uncharacterized protein At1g04910 isoform X7: MHGYSRLGNPRAAGSPPSSPRCRHGRNKNAGGRGPKQSIVEKVVVLLISVVFKRRGVLLFAPLLYISGMLLYMGSVSFDVVSLKNAVVVVRKRSPPGSLYRSPQVFQKLWPYMQAESNHTHNFLMTVWNSKVHQVWKPCISKDTPKEALPQSNGLFIIEANGGLNQQRLSICDAVAVAGLLNATLLIPIFHLNSVWRDSSHFGNIFDEDFFIHALRNHVNVVRELPGDILERFDNNISNIVNLRVKGWSSPAYYLQKVLPKLEKMGAVRIAPFSNRLAHAVPSNVQRLRCLANFEALRFSNSIRILADKMVDRMIKSSSHSGGKYVSVHLRFEEDMVAFSCCEYDGGEEEKREMDIARERGWRGKFRRRGRVIRPGANRVDGKCPLTPLEVGMMLRGMGFDNTTSVYIAAGKIYKAEKYMAPLKQMFPRLEMKDTLATAEELAPFQGHLSRLAALDYTVCLHSEVFVTTQGGNFPHFLMGHRRYLYGGHSKTINPDKRKLALLFDNPSIRWEDFKRQVQDMLRHSDQKGVELKKPSASLYTFPMPDCMCKEAEARNENSNMTNKTDFNT; encoded by the exons ATGCACGGCTACAGCCGGCTCGGCAATCCCCGAGCCGCCGGCTCTCCGCCGTCCTCCCCACGCTGCCGCCACGGCCGGAACAAGAACGCCGGCGGCAGAGGCCCCAAGCAGAGCATTGTGGAGAAAGTTGTGGTTTTGCTCATTTCGGTCGTTTTTAAGCGCCGAGGCGTGCTTTTGTTCGCGCCATTGTTGTACATTTCGGGGATGTTGTTGTATATGGGCTCGGTGAGCTTCGATGTAGTTAGTTTGAAAAacgctgttgttgttgttagaAAGCGGTCGCCGCCGGGCTCCTTGTATAGGAGCCCTCAGGTTTTTCAGAAGCTTTGGCCTTATATGCAGGCTGAGAGCAATCACACTCACAATTTT TTGATGACAGTGTGGAATTCAAAAGTGCATCAAGTTTGGAAGCCTTGTATTAGCAAAGATACACCAAAAGAAG CATTACCACAGTCaaatggtttatttataattgaaGCGAATGGTGGGTTAAACCAGCAGCGCTTATCG ATATGTGATGCAGTTGCTGTGGCTGGACTTTTGAATGCAACTCTTTTGATCCCAATTTTTCATCTAAATAGTGTTTGGAGAGACTCAAG CCACTTTGGAAACATATTTGATGAagatttcttcattcatgCTCTCAGAAATCATGTGAATGTGGTCAGGGAGCTCCCAGGTGATATACTTGAGCGGTTTGACAATAATATAAGCAACATTGTGAATTTGAGAGTGAAAGGTTGGTCAAGTCCAGCTTACTATCTTCAAAAGGTCCTCCCAAAGTTGGAGAAAATGGG GGCTGTGCGCATTGCACCTTTTTCCAACAGATTGGCTCATGCAGTTCCTTCAAATGTGCAAAGGCTTAGATGCTTAGCCAATTTCGAAGCACTGAGGTTCTCAAATTCTATAAGAATTCTTGCAGATAAAATGGTTGATCGAATGATTAAAAGTAGCTCCCACAGCGGGGGGAAATATGTTTCAGTACACCTTCGATTTGAAGAG GACATGGTTGCGTTTTCTTGCTGTGAATATGATGGTGGGGAGGAAGAGAAACGTGAAATGGATATTGCTCGAGAAAGAGGTTGGAGAGGAAAATTCAGGAGAAGGGGTAGAGTAATAAGGCCAGGTGCAAATCGTGTGGATGGGAAATGCCCTTTAACCCCGTTAGAG GTAGGAATGATGCTCAGGGGAATGGGATTTGATAATACCACCTCAGTATACATAGCAGCAGGAAAAATTTATAAAGCAGAGAAGTACATGGCTCCTCTTAAACAGATGTTTCCACGCTTGGAAATGAAAGACACACTGGCTACTGCAGAAGAACTTGCTCCTTTTCAG GGCCATTTATCTAGATTGGCTGCTCTTGATTACACGGTTTGCCTTCACAGTGAAGTATTTGTCACCACTCAGGGTGGAAATTTTCCACACTTCTTGATGGGTCACAGGCGGTATCTCTATGGTGGACATTCGAAGACAATCAACCctgataaaagaaaattagcgCTGTTGTTTGATAATCCCAGTATCAG ATGGGAAGATTTCAAACGACAGGTGCAAGACATGCTTCGCCATAGTGACCAAAAGGGTGTTGAACTGAAAAAACCCAGTGCGTCACTATATACATTTCCCATGCCAGATTGTATGTGTAAAGAAGCAGAAGCTAGAAACGAAAACAGTAACATGACAAACAAGACTGATTTCAATACATAA
- the LOC18790439 gene encoding uncharacterized protein At1g04910 isoform X5, whose amino-acid sequence MHGYSRLGNPRAAGSPPSSPRCRHGRNKNAGGRGPKQSIVEKVVVLLISVVFKRRGVLLFAPLLYISGMLLYMGSVSFDVVSLKNAVVVVRKRSPPGSLYRSPQVFQKLWPYMQAESNHTHNFLMTVWNSKVHQVWKPCISKDTPKEGNVGTALPQSNGLFIIEANGGLNQQRLSICDAVAVAGLLNATLLIPIFHLNSVWRDSSHFGNIFDEDFFIHALRNHVNVVRELPGDILERFDNNISNIVNLRVKGWSSPAYYLQKVLPKLEKMGAVRIAPFSNRLAHAVPSNVQRLRCLANFEALRFSNSIRILADKMVDRMIKSSSHSGGKYVSVHLRFEEDMVAFSCCEYDGGEEEKREMDIARERGWRGKFRRRGRVIRPGANRVDGKCPLTPLEVGMMLRGMGFDNTTSVYIAAGKIYKAEKYMAPLKQMFPRLEMKDTLATAEELAPFQGHLSRLAALDYTVCLHSEVFVTTQGGNFPHFLMGHRRYLYGGHSKTINPDKRKLALLFDNPSIRWEDFKRQVQDMLRHSDQKGVELKKPSASLYTFPMPDCMCKEAEARNENSNMTNKTDFNT is encoded by the exons ATGCACGGCTACAGCCGGCTCGGCAATCCCCGAGCCGCCGGCTCTCCGCCGTCCTCCCCACGCTGCCGCCACGGCCGGAACAAGAACGCCGGCGGCAGAGGCCCCAAGCAGAGCATTGTGGAGAAAGTTGTGGTTTTGCTCATTTCGGTCGTTTTTAAGCGCCGAGGCGTGCTTTTGTTCGCGCCATTGTTGTACATTTCGGGGATGTTGTTGTATATGGGCTCGGTGAGCTTCGATGTAGTTAGTTTGAAAAacgctgttgttgttgttagaAAGCGGTCGCCGCCGGGCTCCTTGTATAGGAGCCCTCAGGTTTTTCAGAAGCTTTGGCCTTATATGCAGGCTGAGAGCAATCACACTCACAATTTT TTGATGACAGTGTGGAATTCAAAAGTGCATCAAGTTTGGAAGCCTTGTATTAGCAAAGATACACCAAAAGAAG GGAACGTAGGAACAGCATTACCACAGTCaaatggtttatttataattgaaGCGAATGGTGGGTTAAACCAGCAGCGCTTATCG ATATGTGATGCAGTTGCTGTGGCTGGACTTTTGAATGCAACTCTTTTGATCCCAATTTTTCATCTAAATAGTGTTTGGAGAGACTCAAG CCACTTTGGAAACATATTTGATGAagatttcttcattcatgCTCTCAGAAATCATGTGAATGTGGTCAGGGAGCTCCCAGGTGATATACTTGAGCGGTTTGACAATAATATAAGCAACATTGTGAATTTGAGAGTGAAAGGTTGGTCAAGTCCAGCTTACTATCTTCAAAAGGTCCTCCCAAAGTTGGAGAAAATGGG GGCTGTGCGCATTGCACCTTTTTCCAACAGATTGGCTCATGCAGTTCCTTCAAATGTGCAAAGGCTTAGATGCTTAGCCAATTTCGAAGCACTGAGGTTCTCAAATTCTATAAGAATTCTTGCAGATAAAATGGTTGATCGAATGATTAAAAGTAGCTCCCACAGCGGGGGGAAATATGTTTCAGTACACCTTCGATTTGAAGAG GACATGGTTGCGTTTTCTTGCTGTGAATATGATGGTGGGGAGGAAGAGAAACGTGAAATGGATATTGCTCGAGAAAGAGGTTGGAGAGGAAAATTCAGGAGAAGGGGTAGAGTAATAAGGCCAGGTGCAAATCGTGTGGATGGGAAATGCCCTTTAACCCCGTTAGAG GTAGGAATGATGCTCAGGGGAATGGGATTTGATAATACCACCTCAGTATACATAGCAGCAGGAAAAATTTATAAAGCAGAGAAGTACATGGCTCCTCTTAAACAGATGTTTCCACGCTTGGAAATGAAAGACACACTGGCTACTGCAGAAGAACTTGCTCCTTTTCAG GGCCATTTATCTAGATTGGCTGCTCTTGATTACACGGTTTGCCTTCACAGTGAAGTATTTGTCACCACTCAGGGTGGAAATTTTCCACACTTCTTGATGGGTCACAGGCGGTATCTCTATGGTGGACATTCGAAGACAATCAACCctgataaaagaaaattagcgCTGTTGTTTGATAATCCCAGTATCAG ATGGGAAGATTTCAAACGACAGGTGCAAGACATGCTTCGCCATAGTGACCAAAAGGGTGTTGAACTGAAAAAACCCAGTGCGTCACTATATACATTTCCCATGCCAGATTGTATGTGTAAAGAAGCAGAAGCTAGAAACGAAAACAGTAACATGACAAACAAGACTGATTTCAATACATAA
- the LOC18790439 gene encoding uncharacterized protein At1g04910 isoform X6 encodes MHGYSRLGNPRAAGSPPSSPRCRHGRNKNAGGRGPKQSIVEKVVVLLISVVFKRRGVLLFAPLLYISGMLLYMGSVSFDVVSLKNAVVVVRKRSPPGSLYRSPQVFQKLWPYMQAESNHTHNFLMTVWNSKVHQVWKPCISKDTPKEGTALPQSNGLFIIEANGGLNQQRLSICDAVAVAGLLNATLLIPIFHLNSVWRDSSHFGNIFDEDFFIHALRNHVNVVRELPGDILERFDNNISNIVNLRVKGWSSPAYYLQKVLPKLEKMGAVRIAPFSNRLAHAVPSNVQRLRCLANFEALRFSNSIRILADKMVDRMIKSSSHSGGKYVSVHLRFEEDMVAFSCCEYDGGEEEKREMDIARERGWRGKFRRRGRVIRPGANRVDGKCPLTPLEVGMMLRGMGFDNTTSVYIAAGKIYKAEKYMAPLKQMFPRLEMKDTLATAEELAPFQGHLSRLAALDYTVCLHSEVFVTTQGGNFPHFLMGHRRYLYGGHSKTINPDKRKLALLFDNPSIRWEDFKRQVQDMLRHSDQKGVELKKPSASLYTFPMPDCMCKEAEARNENSNMTNKTDFNT; translated from the exons ATGCACGGCTACAGCCGGCTCGGCAATCCCCGAGCCGCCGGCTCTCCGCCGTCCTCCCCACGCTGCCGCCACGGCCGGAACAAGAACGCCGGCGGCAGAGGCCCCAAGCAGAGCATTGTGGAGAAAGTTGTGGTTTTGCTCATTTCGGTCGTTTTTAAGCGCCGAGGCGTGCTTTTGTTCGCGCCATTGTTGTACATTTCGGGGATGTTGTTGTATATGGGCTCGGTGAGCTTCGATGTAGTTAGTTTGAAAAacgctgttgttgttgttagaAAGCGGTCGCCGCCGGGCTCCTTGTATAGGAGCCCTCAGGTTTTTCAGAAGCTTTGGCCTTATATGCAGGCTGAGAGCAATCACACTCACAATTTT TTGATGACAGTGTGGAATTCAAAAGTGCATCAAGTTTGGAAGCCTTGTATTAGCAAAGATACACCAAAAGAAG GAACAGCATTACCACAGTCaaatggtttatttataattgaaGCGAATGGTGGGTTAAACCAGCAGCGCTTATCG ATATGTGATGCAGTTGCTGTGGCTGGACTTTTGAATGCAACTCTTTTGATCCCAATTTTTCATCTAAATAGTGTTTGGAGAGACTCAAG CCACTTTGGAAACATATTTGATGAagatttcttcattcatgCTCTCAGAAATCATGTGAATGTGGTCAGGGAGCTCCCAGGTGATATACTTGAGCGGTTTGACAATAATATAAGCAACATTGTGAATTTGAGAGTGAAAGGTTGGTCAAGTCCAGCTTACTATCTTCAAAAGGTCCTCCCAAAGTTGGAGAAAATGGG GGCTGTGCGCATTGCACCTTTTTCCAACAGATTGGCTCATGCAGTTCCTTCAAATGTGCAAAGGCTTAGATGCTTAGCCAATTTCGAAGCACTGAGGTTCTCAAATTCTATAAGAATTCTTGCAGATAAAATGGTTGATCGAATGATTAAAAGTAGCTCCCACAGCGGGGGGAAATATGTTTCAGTACACCTTCGATTTGAAGAG GACATGGTTGCGTTTTCTTGCTGTGAATATGATGGTGGGGAGGAAGAGAAACGTGAAATGGATATTGCTCGAGAAAGAGGTTGGAGAGGAAAATTCAGGAGAAGGGGTAGAGTAATAAGGCCAGGTGCAAATCGTGTGGATGGGAAATGCCCTTTAACCCCGTTAGAG GTAGGAATGATGCTCAGGGGAATGGGATTTGATAATACCACCTCAGTATACATAGCAGCAGGAAAAATTTATAAAGCAGAGAAGTACATGGCTCCTCTTAAACAGATGTTTCCACGCTTGGAAATGAAAGACACACTGGCTACTGCAGAAGAACTTGCTCCTTTTCAG GGCCATTTATCTAGATTGGCTGCTCTTGATTACACGGTTTGCCTTCACAGTGAAGTATTTGTCACCACTCAGGGTGGAAATTTTCCACACTTCTTGATGGGTCACAGGCGGTATCTCTATGGTGGACATTCGAAGACAATCAACCctgataaaagaaaattagcgCTGTTGTTTGATAATCCCAGTATCAG ATGGGAAGATTTCAAACGACAGGTGCAAGACATGCTTCGCCATAGTGACCAAAAGGGTGTTGAACTGAAAAAACCCAGTGCGTCACTATATACATTTCCCATGCCAGATTGTATGTGTAAAGAAGCAGAAGCTAGAAACGAAAACAGTAACATGACAAACAAGACTGATTTCAATACATAA
- the LOC18790439 gene encoding uncharacterized protein At1g04910 isoform X3, with product MHGYSRLGNPRAAGSPPSSPRCRHGRNKNAGGRGPKQSIVEKVVVLLISVVFKRRGVLLFAPLLYISGMLLYMGSVSFDVVSLKNAVVVVRKRSPPGSLYRSPQVFQKLWPYMQAESNHTHNFLMTVWNSKVHQVWKPCISKDTPKEALPQSNGLFIIEANGGLNQQRLSICDAVAVAGLLNATLLIPIFHLNSVWRDSRGKCWPLLRVYVKRDSMILKRSCFDNARNHVNVVRELPGDILERFDNNISNIVNLRVKGWSSPAYYLQKVLPKLEKMGAVRIAPFSNRLAHAVPSNVQRLRCLANFEALRFSNSIRILADKMVDRMIKSSSHSGGKYVSVHLRFEEDMVAFSCCEYDGGEEEKREMDIARERGWRGKFRRRGRVIRPGANRVDGKCPLTPLEVGMMLRGMGFDNTTSVYIAAGKIYKAEKYMAPLKQMFPRLEMKDTLATAEELAPFQGHLSRLAALDYTVCLHSEVFVTTQGGNFPHFLMGHRRYLYGGHSKTINPDKRKLALLFDNPSIRWEDFKRQVQDMLRHSDQKGVELKKPSASLYTFPMPDCMCKEAEARNENSNMTNKTDFNT from the exons ATGCACGGCTACAGCCGGCTCGGCAATCCCCGAGCCGCCGGCTCTCCGCCGTCCTCCCCACGCTGCCGCCACGGCCGGAACAAGAACGCCGGCGGCAGAGGCCCCAAGCAGAGCATTGTGGAGAAAGTTGTGGTTTTGCTCATTTCGGTCGTTTTTAAGCGCCGAGGCGTGCTTTTGTTCGCGCCATTGTTGTACATTTCGGGGATGTTGTTGTATATGGGCTCGGTGAGCTTCGATGTAGTTAGTTTGAAAAacgctgttgttgttgttagaAAGCGGTCGCCGCCGGGCTCCTTGTATAGGAGCCCTCAGGTTTTTCAGAAGCTTTGGCCTTATATGCAGGCTGAGAGCAATCACACTCACAATTTT TTGATGACAGTGTGGAATTCAAAAGTGCATCAAGTTTGGAAGCCTTGTATTAGCAAAGATACACCAAAAGAAG CATTACCACAGTCaaatggtttatttataattgaaGCGAATGGTGGGTTAAACCAGCAGCGCTTATCG ATATGTGATGCAGTTGCTGTGGCTGGACTTTTGAATGCAACTCTTTTGATCCCAATTTTTCATCTAAATAGTGTTTGGAGAGACTCAAG GGGAAAATGCTGGCCACTACTGAGAGTATATGTAAAGCGTGACAGTATGATATTGAAACGTTCATGTTTTGATAATGCAAG AAATCATGTGAATGTGGTCAGGGAGCTCCCAGGTGATATACTTGAGCGGTTTGACAATAATATAAGCAACATTGTGAATTTGAGAGTGAAAGGTTGGTCAAGTCCAGCTTACTATCTTCAAAAGGTCCTCCCAAAGTTGGAGAAAATGGG GGCTGTGCGCATTGCACCTTTTTCCAACAGATTGGCTCATGCAGTTCCTTCAAATGTGCAAAGGCTTAGATGCTTAGCCAATTTCGAAGCACTGAGGTTCTCAAATTCTATAAGAATTCTTGCAGATAAAATGGTTGATCGAATGATTAAAAGTAGCTCCCACAGCGGGGGGAAATATGTTTCAGTACACCTTCGATTTGAAGAG GACATGGTTGCGTTTTCTTGCTGTGAATATGATGGTGGGGAGGAAGAGAAACGTGAAATGGATATTGCTCGAGAAAGAGGTTGGAGAGGAAAATTCAGGAGAAGGGGTAGAGTAATAAGGCCAGGTGCAAATCGTGTGGATGGGAAATGCCCTTTAACCCCGTTAGAG GTAGGAATGATGCTCAGGGGAATGGGATTTGATAATACCACCTCAGTATACATAGCAGCAGGAAAAATTTATAAAGCAGAGAAGTACATGGCTCCTCTTAAACAGATGTTTCCACGCTTGGAAATGAAAGACACACTGGCTACTGCAGAAGAACTTGCTCCTTTTCAG GGCCATTTATCTAGATTGGCTGCTCTTGATTACACGGTTTGCCTTCACAGTGAAGTATTTGTCACCACTCAGGGTGGAAATTTTCCACACTTCTTGATGGGTCACAGGCGGTATCTCTATGGTGGACATTCGAAGACAATCAACCctgataaaagaaaattagcgCTGTTGTTTGATAATCCCAGTATCAG ATGGGAAGATTTCAAACGACAGGTGCAAGACATGCTTCGCCATAGTGACCAAAAGGGTGTTGAACTGAAAAAACCCAGTGCGTCACTATATACATTTCCCATGCCAGATTGTATGTGTAAAGAAGCAGAAGCTAGAAACGAAAACAGTAACATGACAAACAAGACTGATTTCAATACATAA